From the Streptomyces pluripotens genome, one window contains:
- a CDS encoding acyl-CoA dehydrogenase family protein has translation MTSATAKAVGPAPDGGTPAEGRDGSTPDLGQRIAAVTRAAEEHLDETERDAVFPEHALAEMRRTGLLGLLVPVEYGGLGGTVTDLVDVSMALGRTDMSVAMILAMHCQQSEAIVRYAASGLREELLRQLASGHLYLASVTTEPGKGGHLFRSYAPLREGEDTLEINRTAPIVTGGTVADGFLITMRSPQATADHHVSLVYAHRHQLRVEGAGVWCPMGMRASHSVPLTLTGTIPARQVIGEHGAFHRIAQSVFGPLAHLGWSAAWLGTAAGALSRVLRLLRDPAGRKRLDLGSELLMTRLSRARARLDTVHALLRRTEALVASGADLSAASSQLLLNNLKITAAEECYRAVDLLVDAVGLRHGYLQDSPTRLEKTLRDLRSAVLNYSNDRLHLADGQLCLLDPGVRFA, from the coding sequence ATGACGAGTGCGACGGCGAAGGCGGTTGGACCCGCGCCGGACGGCGGGACCCCGGCCGAGGGGCGGGACGGTTCGACGCCGGACCTCGGGCAGCGAATCGCCGCGGTGACCCGGGCCGCCGAGGAGCATCTCGACGAAACCGAACGCGACGCGGTATTCCCCGAACACGCGCTGGCGGAGATGCGCCGCACCGGGCTGCTCGGACTGCTCGTACCGGTCGAGTACGGCGGGCTCGGCGGTACGGTCACCGATCTCGTCGACGTGAGCATGGCCCTCGGCCGAACCGACATGTCCGTGGCGATGATCCTCGCCATGCACTGCCAGCAGTCCGAGGCGATCGTCAGGTACGCCGCCTCCGGGCTGCGCGAGGAACTGCTCCGCCAACTCGCGTCCGGACACCTGTACCTGGCGTCGGTGACCACCGAACCCGGCAAGGGCGGCCACCTGTTCAGGTCGTACGCGCCTTTGCGTGAGGGCGAGGACACCCTGGAGATCAACCGGACGGCGCCGATCGTGACCGGCGGCACGGTGGCGGACGGTTTCCTGATCACGATGCGCAGCCCACAGGCCACGGCTGACCACCACGTCTCCCTGGTCTACGCCCACAGGCACCAACTGCGGGTGGAGGGTGCCGGGGTGTGGTGTCCGATGGGCATGCGCGCCAGCCACAGCGTCCCGCTGACACTGACGGGTACGATCCCCGCCCGTCAGGTGATCGGCGAACACGGCGCCTTCCACCGCATCGCCCAGTCCGTCTTCGGGCCGCTGGCCCACCTCGGCTGGTCGGCGGCCTGGCTGGGTACCGCCGCAGGCGCCCTCTCGCGCGTTCTGCGGCTGCTGCGCGACCCGGCCGGCCGTAAACGCCTCGACCTCGGCTCGGAACTGCTGATGACACGCCTGTCCCGGGCCAGAGCGCGGCTCGACACCGTCCACGCTCTGCTGCGGCGCACCGAAGCGCTCGTGGCGTCCGGTGCCGATCTGTCGGCGGCCAGCAGCCAGCTCCTGCTGAACAACCTCAAGATCACTGCCGCGGAGGAGTGCTACCGGGCCGTCGACCTGCTGGTGGACGCCGTCGGGCTCCGGCACGGCTACCTCCAGGACTCGCCGACCCGGCTGGAGAAGACGCTGCGGGACCTGCGCTCAGCCGTGCTGAACTACAGCAACGACCGACTCCACCTGGCCGATGGGCAGTTGTGTCTGCTCGATCCGGGCGTGCGTTTCGCCTGA
- a CDS encoding AfsR/SARP family transcriptional regulator — protein sequence MRLTMLSSDRVYESTRLPAESQGPVSMYCGLLGPLRIGADEAGDPVRLAPKIRTVLAMLCLHPEQVVPAPALMRELWSDHPPASGLRTLQTYVLNIRKLLSQVADREPARVAQDMLVTRAGGYSLQSAGMRLDWLEFIQLADQGRTKLRGGDGRTGIRLLEKALRLWHGSALSDVPAGSVLESRRLHLEESRLDAVEALVEARIEAGLHQKVIAELASLTNEHPYHEGLHAQYMRVLALNGRRARALEVFTRLRARLVDDIGIEPGYPLQQLQLKILNSHTPQTFTPSAAS from the coding sequence GTGCGCCTCACCATGCTTTCGTCGGACCGGGTATACGAAAGCACCCGTCTGCCGGCGGAGTCCCAAGGTCCGGTTTCGATGTACTGCGGGCTGCTCGGGCCCCTGCGCATCGGGGCCGATGAAGCGGGCGATCCCGTGCGGCTCGCTCCGAAAATACGCACCGTGCTGGCGATGCTATGCCTGCACCCCGAACAAGTGGTTCCCGCCCCTGCGCTGATGCGGGAGCTGTGGTCCGACCATCCTCCCGCGAGCGGTCTGCGCACCCTGCAGACATACGTCCTCAACATCCGCAAACTATTGTCCCAGGTGGCAGACCGGGAGCCTGCCCGAGTCGCGCAGGACATGCTCGTCACCCGGGCCGGCGGCTACAGCCTGCAGAGCGCCGGAATGCGTCTGGACTGGCTGGAGTTCATCCAACTGGCCGACCAGGGCCGGACGAAACTGCGAGGCGGTGACGGTCGTACCGGTATCCGGCTGCTGGAGAAGGCGCTGCGCCTGTGGCACGGCAGTGCCTTGTCCGACGTGCCGGCCGGGTCGGTCCTGGAATCACGTCGTCTGCATCTGGAGGAGTCGCGGCTGGACGCGGTGGAAGCCTTGGTCGAAGCACGGATCGAGGCCGGGCTGCACCAGAAGGTCATTGCCGAACTCGCATCACTGACTAATGAGCACCCCTATCACGAGGGATTGCACGCCCAGTACATGCGCGTCCTCGCGCTCAACGGGCGCCGGGCTCGGGCACTGGAGGTGTTCACCCGGCTTCGAGCCCGTCTGGTGGATGACATCGGAATTGAGCCAGGTTATCCATTGCAGCAACTCCAGCTGAAAATTCTGAACTCACACACCCCCCAGACATTTACTCCTTCGGCGGCAAGCTGA
- the sbnB gene encoding 2,3-diaminopropionate biosynthesis protein SbnB, with the protein MSSQAGTPPFSVVPGSTVHQVLDGRQREIIELVEQAYRLHGEGHTVNPPSYFLRFPDRPTARIIALPASVGGDAPVDGLKWISSFPGNLDRGIPRASAVLILNDPATGYPYACLESSIISAVRTAASAAVAARALGENRPVPHRVGYLGTGLIARYVHSYLSALGLPPQEYAVHDVSGDYARSFAGHLARNTGTSPLVLDSAEELVRSCDLIVCATTAATPHLLDPSLFSHHPLVLHVSLRDLGTEVVLGSFNVVDDVEHVLKANTSVHLAEQRTGGRDFLDGTLYDVLTGTLKVPADRTVVFSPFGLGVLDLAVGAHVHARAGDTGRLVTVDGFFHDLDRHDSPETEGGRR; encoded by the coding sequence TTGAGCAGCCAGGCCGGTACCCCCCCGTTCTCCGTCGTCCCAGGCAGCACCGTCCACCAGGTGCTCGACGGGCGACAACGGGAGATCATCGAACTGGTCGAGCAGGCGTACCGCCTGCACGGCGAGGGCCACACGGTGAATCCGCCGTCATACTTCCTGCGGTTCCCGGACCGGCCCACCGCCCGCATCATCGCCCTTCCCGCGTCGGTCGGCGGCGACGCCCCGGTGGACGGCCTGAAGTGGATATCCAGCTTCCCGGGCAATCTCGATCGCGGCATCCCCCGCGCCTCCGCGGTCCTGATCCTCAACGACCCGGCCACCGGCTACCCGTACGCCTGCCTCGAAAGTTCCATCATCAGCGCCGTACGCACGGCCGCCTCGGCTGCGGTCGCGGCTCGCGCGCTGGGTGAGAACAGGCCCGTCCCGCACCGCGTCGGGTATCTGGGCACGGGGCTCATCGCGCGCTACGTGCACTCCTACCTGTCCGCGCTCGGCCTACCCCCGCAGGAGTACGCCGTCCACGACGTGTCGGGCGACTACGCCCGGAGCTTCGCCGGCCACCTGGCCCGCAACACGGGTACGTCCCCGCTCGTCCTGGACTCGGCGGAAGAACTGGTCCGCTCCTGCGACCTGATCGTGTGCGCGACCACCGCGGCCACCCCCCACCTCCTCGATCCATCCCTGTTCAGCCACCACCCGCTGGTGTTGCACGTGTCACTGCGCGACCTGGGCACGGAGGTCGTCCTCGGGAGCTTCAACGTCGTCGACGACGTCGAGCACGTACTCAAGGCGAATACCTCGGTCCACCTCGCGGAACAGCGCACCGGCGGCCGGGACTTCCTCGACGGCACCCTCTACGACGTCCTCACCGGCACCCTCAAGGTGCCGGCCGACCGCACCGTGGTCTTCTCACCGTTCGGGCTCGGCGTACTCGACCTGGCGGTCGGCGCGCACGTCCACGCCCGCGCCGGCGACACCGGCCGGCTCGTCACCGTGGATGGGTTCTTCCACGACCTGGACCGACACGACTCCCCGGAGACGGAAGGTGGGCGGCGATGA
- the sbnA gene encoding 2,3-diaminopropionate biosynthesis protein SbnA, with protein sequence MTVITAAHELLDSDVYIDLRPSLGLPLHLKCEGFNFAGSIKIQPAARMVEAAQRDGLITADSVLIESSSGNLGVALAVITASKGLRFVCVTDPNCNSATASLIRALGAEVVVVDETDDTGGHLAARKAYVSRRCAEDPALVWLNQYENPANWIAHYETTAALIAKDFPGLETLFIGAGTGGTLMGCARYFREHRPGVRIIAVDSVGSVSFAGAPGPRHIPGLGASAPMPLIDPGLVDEVIRIHEIDTIHTCRRLAARGILLGGSSGTVITAASQWFAHHRGNPHTAVAIAPDLGERYIDTIYNDTWVTHHYGHDDLNKILETF encoded by the coding sequence ATGACCGTCATCACCGCGGCTCACGAACTCCTCGACAGCGACGTCTACATCGACCTGCGCCCCAGCCTCGGCCTGCCACTGCACCTCAAGTGCGAGGGCTTCAACTTCGCCGGATCCATCAAGATCCAGCCGGCCGCGCGGATGGTCGAGGCGGCCCAGCGCGACGGCCTCATCACGGCGGACTCCGTTCTGATCGAGTCCTCCTCGGGCAACCTCGGCGTGGCCCTCGCCGTGATCACCGCCTCAAAGGGGCTGCGGTTCGTCTGCGTCACCGACCCCAACTGCAATTCCGCCACCGCGAGCCTGATCAGAGCGCTGGGCGCCGAGGTCGTGGTGGTGGACGAGACCGACGACACCGGTGGACACCTCGCGGCACGCAAGGCCTACGTGAGCCGCCGCTGTGCCGAAGACCCGGCCCTCGTCTGGCTCAACCAGTACGAGAATCCCGCCAATTGGATCGCCCACTACGAGACCACCGCGGCTCTGATAGCCAAGGACTTCCCCGGCCTGGAGACCCTGTTCATCGGCGCGGGCACCGGAGGAACCCTGATGGGCTGCGCCCGCTACTTCCGCGAACACCGACCAGGGGTCCGCATCATCGCCGTCGACAGCGTCGGCTCCGTGAGTTTCGCCGGTGCCCCCGGACCACGGCACATCCCCGGACTGGGGGCCAGCGCGCCGATGCCGCTGATCGACCCGGGACTCGTCGACGAGGTCATCCGCATCCATGAGATCGACACCATCCACACCTGTCGCCGGCTCGCGGCCCGCGGCATCCTCCTGGGCGGCTCCTCCGGAACGGTGATCACTGCGGCCTCCCAGTGGTTCGCCCACCACCGCGGCAACCCGCACACCGCGGTGGCCATCGCGCCGGACCTGGGGGAGCGCTACATCGACACGATCTACAACGACACCTGGGTCACGCACCACTACGGCCACGACGACCTGAACAAGATCCTGGAGACGTTTTGA
- a CDS encoding amino acid adenylation domain-containing protein: MTTTPDRTGAPARTWAELPLAPMAVARAGELALRRAGTHDTATAVLDHVIGHAQRDPDRPAVVDGERTLSYRGLLGRVAAARDTLHAAGVRAGDVVAAVGPRSADTPVVFLALEALGASYLPLDPGWPEVRVRDVLDRSGAALLLDYSGDGDGDGDGTVHAARSAAVAEQVAVVPLPADDEGGELSSRSGTDRSREVRYTIFTSGTTGRPKGATVEHQGMLNHLWAKVTDLSLGPEDAVAFTAPVVFDISIWQMLCPLLVGGRVVVVGDAALRLPRWLTGVLDAAAVTVVELVPTVIGWLADDLSRRERPALASLRWLLSTGDELYPTLAQRVLLTLPHVTVVNAYGPTECSDDVTHHVVTRADLASPRLPVGAPVLGTALYVLVQDAEGAGWRAAEPGESGELFIGGTGVGLGYLNDPDTTDRVFFRDPFDADSATGRLYRSGDLARVEGGLVYYTGRSDRQVKVSGVRMELGEIEVVLSRHPAVEQCAVVVSGQGEHGELVAHYSLRAPTSASALQETLSGALPIAMVPRRWREWDALPLTHNGKIDHRSLQAAAATHRKEAP; this comes from the coding sequence ATGACCACGACACCCGATCGCACCGGTGCTCCGGCGCGGACGTGGGCCGAACTCCCCCTGGCCCCGATGGCCGTGGCCCGTGCCGGCGAACTGGCCTTGCGCAGAGCCGGAACACACGATACGGCCACCGCCGTGCTGGACCACGTCATCGGCCACGCCCAGCGCGACCCGGACCGCCCCGCCGTCGTCGACGGCGAACGCACCCTCAGCTACCGGGGCCTGCTGGGCAGGGTCGCCGCGGCGCGCGACACCCTGCACGCCGCTGGGGTGCGCGCCGGAGACGTTGTCGCGGCCGTCGGACCCCGTAGTGCCGACACCCCGGTCGTCTTCCTGGCGCTGGAGGCCCTGGGGGCCTCGTACCTGCCGCTCGATCCGGGCTGGCCGGAGGTCAGGGTCCGCGACGTCCTGGACCGCAGCGGAGCCGCGCTGCTCCTGGACTACTCCGGCGACGGCGACGGCGACGGCGACGGCACCGTGCACGCCGCACGGTCCGCCGCCGTCGCCGAGCAGGTGGCCGTTGTGCCGCTGCCGGCCGACGACGAAGGCGGTGAACTCTCGAGTCGGAGCGGCACCGACCGTTCCCGGGAGGTCCGCTACACGATCTTCACCTCGGGGACCACGGGCCGCCCCAAGGGGGCCACCGTCGAGCACCAAGGCATGCTCAACCACCTCTGGGCCAAGGTGACCGACCTGTCACTGGGGCCCGAGGACGCGGTGGCGTTCACCGCTCCGGTCGTCTTCGACATCTCCATCTGGCAGATGCTCTGTCCGCTGCTGGTCGGCGGACGAGTGGTCGTGGTCGGTGACGCGGCCCTACGGCTGCCCCGCTGGCTCACCGGCGTCCTGGACGCCGCCGCCGTCACCGTGGTGGAACTCGTGCCCACGGTCATCGGCTGGCTGGCGGACGACCTGAGCCGCCGCGAGCGCCCCGCACTGGCCTCGCTGCGGTGGCTGCTGTCCACCGGTGACGAGTTGTACCCGACCCTTGCCCAGCGTGTCCTGCTGACCCTGCCGCACGTGACGGTGGTCAACGCATACGGCCCCACGGAGTGCTCCGACGATGTCACCCACCATGTGGTGACACGGGCCGATCTGGCCAGCCCTCGGCTTCCCGTCGGCGCACCGGTCCTCGGCACCGCCCTCTACGTACTGGTCCAGGACGCGGAGGGCGCCGGCTGGAGGGCGGCCGAACCGGGGGAGAGCGGCGAGCTCTTCATCGGGGGCACCGGAGTGGGGCTGGGCTATCTCAACGATCCGGACACCACCGACCGCGTCTTCTTCCGCGACCCCTTCGACGCGGACTCCGCCACCGGCCGGCTCTACCGCTCCGGTGACCTGGCCCGCGTCGAGGGAGGACTCGTGTACTACACGGGTCGCAGCGACCGGCAGGTGAAGGTGTCCGGCGTCCGCATGGAACTGGGGGAGATCGAGGTCGTCTTGAGCCGGCATCCGGCCGTCGAGCAGTGCGCGGTCGTCGTCTCAGGGCAAGGCGAGCACGGCGAACTCGTGGCCCACTACAGCCTGCGGGCCCCCACGTCCGCGAGCGCACTGCAAGAGACGTTGAGCGGGGCACTGCCGATCGCGATGGTGCCACGGCGCTGGCGGGAGTGGGACGCACTGCCCCTGACGCACAACGGAAAGATCGACCACAGGTCGCTCCAGGCGGCCGCAGCCACCCACCGGAAGGAGGCACCATGA
- a CDS encoding thioesterase II family protein, with protein sequence MTSGRSIVVQGDVRDTVDAVVFLPPAGSVTSPFLPIGAHLAAAVPVLHCETPGRGRLAHQEAPASVAAAVDRWADDLAATLPEGRLHLFGHSLGALFAYELAARLEGEPRYEVMSLSVSGARGPTSAARTLVTAAFAALRQNQRSADTKGDPNGTWLALDLRMRRQHRVSRPSVRAPLALFCADADPFARSADMEEWKHFTTGPSLGTFTFPGGHDYYLFAHLPVATTIAGLVAAAPTSTHPYPKPGQFPQNRSQT encoded by the coding sequence ATGACGAGCGGACGGTCCATCGTGGTGCAGGGCGACGTGCGCGACACCGTCGATGCGGTGGTCTTCCTGCCGCCGGCCGGCAGTGTCACCTCGCCCTTTCTCCCGATCGGAGCACACCTGGCTGCCGCCGTTCCCGTGCTGCACTGCGAGACGCCCGGCCGCGGCCGGCTTGCGCACCAGGAGGCTCCCGCCTCCGTGGCCGCCGCCGTGGACCGGTGGGCTGACGACCTCGCCGCGACCCTGCCGGAAGGTCGCCTACACCTGTTCGGCCACAGTCTGGGGGCCCTGTTCGCCTATGAGCTGGCTGCACGGCTCGAAGGGGAACCCCGGTACGAGGTCATGAGCTTGTCGGTCTCCGGTGCCCGGGGGCCCACCAGCGCAGCGCGCACCCTGGTGACCGCGGCATTCGCGGCACTGCGCCAGAACCAGCGCAGCGCCGACACGAAGGGCGACCCGAACGGGACGTGGCTCGCCCTGGACCTGCGTATGCGGCGGCAGCACCGTGTCAGCCGGCCGTCGGTCCGGGCGCCCCTCGCCCTGTTCTGCGCGGATGCCGACCCGTTCGCCCGCTCCGCCGACATGGAGGAGTGGAAGCACTTCACCACAGGTCCGTCCCTGGGGACGTTCACCTTCCCCGGGGGACACGACTACTACCTCTTCGCCCACCTTCCGGTCGCCACGACGATCGCCGGTCTCGTCGCCGCGGCGCCCACCTCAACACATCCCTATCCGAAACCCGGTCAGTTCCCTCAGAACAGGAGTCAGACATGA
- a CDS encoding phosphopantetheine-binding protein has translation MTATWQDVRSWILQRNPELDEDSLDPETDIIESRIVDSLQFVELVLHIEELRGEMMESMDVDLDAFRTLKDIERNFLLR, from the coding sequence ATGACGGCGACCTGGCAGGACGTGCGCAGCTGGATTCTGCAGCGCAATCCCGAGCTCGACGAGGACAGCCTGGATCCGGAAACCGACATCATCGAATCCCGAATTGTCGACTCGTTGCAGTTCGTGGAACTGGTTCTCCATATCGAGGAATTGCGCGGTGAAATGATGGAATCCATGGACGTCGATCTGGACGCCTTTCGGACACTCAAGGATATCGAGCGTAATTTCCTTCTGCGGTAG
- a CDS encoding GAF domain-containing protein — MPGNGSETTENWNTALRYIAGRKAAEEALGFLAHITATVQRAADIEEVVPAVAKACVPFLGSALSLGTLATHSRLVVQSPAEFSTALEGVRSLAEDRDEPLVISGHEGMAGQTDPGHLDLLRQWKAESAVRLPLVYRGVRGGHLVLLRGPKHRRGQIGPADLALVSEVADRVAAFNAFATQLAGADVPR; from the coding sequence ATGCCTGGAAACGGCTCGGAAACGACTGAGAACTGGAATACGGCGCTGCGTTACATCGCCGGACGCAAGGCGGCAGAGGAGGCTTTGGGGTTCCTTGCGCACATCACGGCGACCGTTCAGCGCGCCGCCGATATCGAAGAGGTCGTGCCGGCGGTGGCCAAGGCCTGCGTCCCCTTCCTCGGCTCCGCCCTCTCGCTGGGCACCCTCGCCACGCACTCCCGTCTCGTGGTGCAGTCGCCCGCCGAGTTCTCCACCGCGCTGGAGGGCGTGCGCTCCCTCGCGGAAGACCGTGACGAGCCGCTTGTGATCAGCGGACACGAAGGCATGGCCGGCCAGACCGATCCGGGCCATCTCGACCTGCTGCGCCAGTGGAAGGCGGAGTCGGCGGTGCGGCTTCCGCTGGTCTACCGGGGCGTGCGCGGCGGTCATCTCGTTCTGCTGCGCGGCCCCAAGCATCGCCGGGGCCAGATCGGGCCCGCCGATCTGGCGCTCGTCTCCGAGGTCGCCGACCGCGTGGCGGCGTTCAACGCGTTCGCCACGCAGCTGGCCGGGGCGGACGTCCCGCGATGA